From the genome of Vicia villosa cultivar HV-30 ecotype Madison, WI linkage group LG2, Vvil1.0, whole genome shotgun sequence, one region includes:
- the LOC131646790 gene encoding sugar transporter ERD6-like 4 isoform X1 — protein MSLSREDCEDGNNLKKPFLYTGSWYKMGSKQSNLLNSSTQYVIRDSSVSVLFCVLIVALGPLQFGFTCGYTSPTQESIISDLKLSLSEFSLFGSLSNVGAMVGAIVSGQMAEYIGRKGSLMIAAIPNIIGWLAISFAKDSAFLFMGRFLEGFGVGIISYVVPVYIAEISPQNMRGTLGSVNQLSITIGILLAYLLGFFVNWRVLAVLGTLPCLILIPGLFFIPESPRWLAKIRMTEEFESSLQVLRGFNTDISLEVHEIKSSVESMGKGVTIQFADLKMKKYWFPLMVGIGLLVLQQLSGTNGVLFYSSTIFLNAGVSSSNVATVGLGVIQVIVTGITTWLVDKSGRRLLLIVSIMQNLHKHFQEKVIYNVLLLMQVSSSIMTLSLFLVSIAFYLEKITEKDSTLYSFLGILSVIGLVTMVIGYSLGIGPIPWLIMSEILPMNIKGLAGSIATLTSWLTSWIITMTANLLLTWSSGGTFLMYTVVAAFTVVFAAIWVPETKGRTLEEIQLSFK, from the exons ATGAGCTTGAGTAGGGAAGATTGTGAAGATGGAAACAACCTTAAGAAGCCTTTCCTCTACACTGGTAGCTGGTACAAAATGGGATCAAAACAATCAAACTTGTTAAACTCTTCAACTCAATATGTCATTCGAGATTCATCTGTTTCTGTTCTCTTCTGTGTCCTCATTGTCGCATTAGGTCCTCTTCAATTCGGCTTCACG TGTGGTTATACTTCTCCAACACAAGAAAGTATAATCAGTGATCTAAAGCTCTCACTTTCCGAG TTTTCTCTTTTCGGATCTTTATCCAATGTGGGAGCCATGGTGGGAGCCATTGTTAGTGGTCAAATGGCAGAATACATAGGGCGCAAAGGG TCATTGATGATTGCTGCAATCCCCAACATAATAGGATGGTTGGCCATCTCCTTTGCCAAA GACTCGGCATTTTTGTTTATGGGGAGGTTTTTGGAAGGTTTTGGCGTTGGAATAATCTCTTACGTG GTGCCTGTTTATATAGCTGAGATTTCACCTCAAAATATGAGAGGTACACTTGGATCAGTTAACCAGTTATCTATCACAATTGGAATATTGTTGGCTTATTTGTTAGGCTTTTTCGTTAACTGGAGAGTACTTGCAGTTTTAG GAACTTTGCCATGTTTAATATTAATACCTGGATTATTTTTCATACCGGAATCACCAAGATGGTTG GCGAAGATCAGAATGACTGAAGAGTTTGAGTCTTCTTTGCAAGTATTACGAGGATTTAATACTGATATATCACTTGAAGTACATGAAATTAAG AGCTCGGTCGAATCAATGGGAAAAGGTGTTACAATTCAGTTTGCAGATCTTAAGATGAAAAAGTACTGGTTTCCTTTAATG GTAGGGATTGGATTACTTGTACTCCAGCAATTGAGTGGAACCAATGGAGTGTTGTTTTATTCAAGTACAATCTTTCTAAATGCAG GAGTTTCATCTAGCAATGTTGCTACAGTTGGACTCGGTGTTATTCAG GTCATAGTTACCGGAATCACTACTTGGTTGGTGGACAAAAGTGGAAGAAGACTACTTCTAATAGTAAGCATTATGCAAAATCTACATAAACATTTTCAAGAAAAAGTAATCTATAATGTGTTATTACTTATGCAGGTATCTTCATCTATAATGACATTGAGCCTTTTTCTTGTTTCTATAGCATTCTATCTCGAG AAAATCACAGAGAAGGATTCTACTCTATACAGTTTTTTAGGAATACTTTCTGTTATCGGCCTTGTG ACTATGGTGATTGGATACTCTCTTGGAATTGGACCAATTCCTTGGCTTATAATGTCTGAG ATACTTCCGATGAATATAAAGGGTCTTGCCGGAAGCATAGCCACTTTAACAAGTTGGTTAACATCATGGATAATCACAATGACTGCAAACTTGCTATTGACTTGGAGCAGTGGAG GAACATTCTTAATGTACACAGTGGTAGCTGCATTCACTGTTGTTTTTGCAGCAATTTGGGTTCCTGAGACAAAAGGAAGAACATTGGAAGAAATACAACTCTCCTTTAAATAG
- the LOC131646790 gene encoding sugar transporter ERD6-like 4 isoform X2, with translation MSLSREDCEDGNNLKKPFLYTGSWYKMGSKQSNLLNSSTQYVIRDSSVSVLFCVLIVALGPLQFGFTCGYTSPTQESIISDLKLSLSEFSLFGSLSNVGAMVGAIVSGQMAEYIGRKGSLMIAAIPNIIGWLAISFAKDSAFLFMGRFLEGFGVGIISYVVPVYIAEISPQNMRGTLGSVNQLSITIGILLAYLLGFFVNWRVLAVLGTLPCLILIPGLFFIPESPRWLAKIRMTEEFESSLQVLRGFNTDISLEVHEIKSSVESMGKGVTIQFADLKMKKYWFPLMVGIGLLVLQQLSGTNGVLFYSSTIFLNAGVSSSNVATVGLGVIQVIVTGITTWLVDKSGRRLLLIVSSSIMTLSLFLVSIAFYLEKITEKDSTLYSFLGILSVIGLVTMVIGYSLGIGPIPWLIMSEILPMNIKGLAGSIATLTSWLTSWIITMTANLLLTWSSGGTFLMYTVVAAFTVVFAAIWVPETKGRTLEEIQLSFK, from the exons ATGAGCTTGAGTAGGGAAGATTGTGAAGATGGAAACAACCTTAAGAAGCCTTTCCTCTACACTGGTAGCTGGTACAAAATGGGATCAAAACAATCAAACTTGTTAAACTCTTCAACTCAATATGTCATTCGAGATTCATCTGTTTCTGTTCTCTTCTGTGTCCTCATTGTCGCATTAGGTCCTCTTCAATTCGGCTTCACG TGTGGTTATACTTCTCCAACACAAGAAAGTATAATCAGTGATCTAAAGCTCTCACTTTCCGAG TTTTCTCTTTTCGGATCTTTATCCAATGTGGGAGCCATGGTGGGAGCCATTGTTAGTGGTCAAATGGCAGAATACATAGGGCGCAAAGGG TCATTGATGATTGCTGCAATCCCCAACATAATAGGATGGTTGGCCATCTCCTTTGCCAAA GACTCGGCATTTTTGTTTATGGGGAGGTTTTTGGAAGGTTTTGGCGTTGGAATAATCTCTTACGTG GTGCCTGTTTATATAGCTGAGATTTCACCTCAAAATATGAGAGGTACACTTGGATCAGTTAACCAGTTATCTATCACAATTGGAATATTGTTGGCTTATTTGTTAGGCTTTTTCGTTAACTGGAGAGTACTTGCAGTTTTAG GAACTTTGCCATGTTTAATATTAATACCTGGATTATTTTTCATACCGGAATCACCAAGATGGTTG GCGAAGATCAGAATGACTGAAGAGTTTGAGTCTTCTTTGCAAGTATTACGAGGATTTAATACTGATATATCACTTGAAGTACATGAAATTAAG AGCTCGGTCGAATCAATGGGAAAAGGTGTTACAATTCAGTTTGCAGATCTTAAGATGAAAAAGTACTGGTTTCCTTTAATG GTAGGGATTGGATTACTTGTACTCCAGCAATTGAGTGGAACCAATGGAGTGTTGTTTTATTCAAGTACAATCTTTCTAAATGCAG GAGTTTCATCTAGCAATGTTGCTACAGTTGGACTCGGTGTTATTCAG GTCATAGTTACCGGAATCACTACTTGGTTGGTGGACAAAAGTGGAAGAAGACTACTTCTAATA GTATCTTCATCTATAATGACATTGAGCCTTTTTCTTGTTTCTATAGCATTCTATCTCGAG AAAATCACAGAGAAGGATTCTACTCTATACAGTTTTTTAGGAATACTTTCTGTTATCGGCCTTGTG ACTATGGTGATTGGATACTCTCTTGGAATTGGACCAATTCCTTGGCTTATAATGTCTGAG ATACTTCCGATGAATATAAAGGGTCTTGCCGGAAGCATAGCCACTTTAACAAGTTGGTTAACATCATGGATAATCACAATGACTGCAAACTTGCTATTGACTTGGAGCAGTGGAG GAACATTCTTAATGTACACAGTGGTAGCTGCATTCACTGTTGTTTTTGCAGCAATTTGGGTTCCTGAGACAAAAGGAAGAACATTGGAAGAAATACAACTCTCCTTTAAATAG
- the LOC131646791 gene encoding uncharacterized protein LOC131646791, producing MVNIVTVAWSLISWTMKMAGVVKPCTVEIEAGTVMRFWVPSQTIPKPTKPVVVLLHAFCADGLANWMFQINSLSKNYAVYVPDFIFFGGSITDKPDRSLIFQAECLAKGLKKLGVEKCAVVGLSYGGMVAFKMAELYSELVQAVVISSSVLAIQESMVNRAVEDIGFSSCSEMLLPSSTEGLRILLAVVVYRNIWFPNCMFNDFLQVMFSNRKERSELLEALVISYKDIHVPKFSQPIHLLWGEKDKIFKQEIAHKIKERLGNNTTVEVIKKAGHLVNLERPCVYNKCLNKFLSSVMFDEKK from the exons ATGGTGAACATTGTGACTGTTGCTTGGTCATTGATCAGTTGGACAATGAAGATGGCTGGTGTAGTGAAGCCTTGCACAGTGGAGATAGAGGCAGGTACAGTTATGAGATTCTGGGTTCCATCTCAAACCATTCCAAAACCTACCAAGCCAGTAGTTGTTCTCCTCCACGCCTTCTGCGCCGACGGACTTGCAAATTGGATGTTCCAAATTAACAGTTTATCTAAAAACTATGCTGTATATGTGCCCGACTTTATTTTCTTCGGCGGCTCTATAACGGATAAGCCGGATCGGTCACTGATTTTTCAAGCGGAGTGTTTGGCGAAGGGGTTAAAGAAACTCGGAGTGGAGAAATGCGCTGTGGTTGGATTGAGTTATGGTGGAATGGTGGCGTTTAAGATGGCGGAATTGTATAGTGAACTAGTTCAAGCAGTGGTTATATCAAGCTCGGTTTTGGCTATACAAGAGTCTATGGTTAATCGGGCAGTGGAAGATATTGGATTTTCTTCTTGTTCGGAAATGTTATTACCGTCTTCTACGGAGGGGTTGAGAATACTTCTTGCAGTTGTTGTATACCGAAATATTTGGTTTCCTAACTGTATGTTCAATGACTTTCTTCAG GTGATGTTCTCTAATAGGAAGGAGCGAAGTGAGCTATTAGAGGCATTAGTCATCAGCTACAAAGACATCCACGTTCCAAAATTTTCGCaa CCAATACATCTTTTATGGGGTGAGAAAGATAAAATTTTCAAACAGGAGATCGCACACAAAATAAAAGA GAGGCTAGGAAATAACACAACAGTTGAAGTAATAAAGAAAGCCGGCCACTTAGTTAATTTGGAACGACCATGTGTTTATAATAAGTGTCTAAACAAGTTTCTTTCTTCTGTTATGTTTGATGAAAAAAAATAA
- the LOC131646792 gene encoding uncharacterized protein LOC131646792 produces MVNMVTVAWSLISWTMKKARVLELCTVEIEQGTVMRFWVPSQTVSKPTKPVVVLLHAFCADGLANWVFQIISLAKNYDVYVPDLIFFGGSTTDKPDRSLTFQAECLAKGLKRLGVEKCAVVGVSYGGMVGLKMAELYSELVQAVVISGAVLAIEESMVSSSMENIGFSSCSELLLPSSNEGLRILLSVGIYRNISFPNRMLSDFLQVMFSNRKERSELLEALVISYKGINVPKFSQPIHLLWGEKDKIFKPEIAHKIKERLGNNTTVEVIKKAGHLVNLERPCVYNKCLNKFLSSVMIDGKK; encoded by the exons ATGGTGAACATGGTGACTGTTGCTTGGTCATTGATAAGTTGGACAATGAAAAAGGCTCGTGTTTTGGAGCTTTGCACAGTGGAGATAGAGCAAGGTACAGTTATGAGATTCTGGGTTCCATCTCAAACTGTTTCAAAACCCACCAAGCCAGTAGTTGTTCTACTCCACGCCTTCTGTGCCGACGGACTTGCAAACTGGGTGTTCCAAATCATCAGTTTAGCCAAAAACTATGATGTTTACGTGCCCGACTTAATTTTCTTCGGCGGCTCCACAACGGATAAACCGGATCGGTCACTGACTTTTCAAGCGGAGTGTTTGGCGAAGGGGTTAAAGAGACTCGGAGTGGAGAAATGCGCTGTGGTTGGAGTCAGTTATGGTGGAATGGTTGGGTTAAAAATGGCTGAGTTGTATAGCGAGCTGGTTCAAGCAGTGGTTATATCTGGCGCAGTTTTGGCTATAGAAGAGTCTATGGTTAGTAGCTCAATGGAAAATATTGGATTTTCTTCTTGTTCGGAACTGTTGTTACCATCTTCTAATGAGGGGTTGAGAATACTTCTATCAGTTGGTATATACAGAAACATTTCGTTTCCCAACCGTATGCTCAGCGACTTTCTTCAG GTGATGTTCTCTAATAGAAAGGAGCGAAGTGAGCTCTTAGAGGCTTTAGTCATTAGCTACAAAGGCATCAACGTTCCAAAATTTTCGCaa CCAATACATCTTTTATGGGGAGAGAAAGATAAAATTTTCAAACCGGAGATCGCACACAAAATAAAAGA GAGGCTAGGAAATAACACAACAGTTGAAGTAATAAAGAAAGCTGGCCACTTAGTTAATTTGGAAAGACCATGTGTTTATAATAAGTGTCTAAACAAGTTTCTTTCTTCTGTTATGATTGATGGAAAAAAATAA
- the LOC131646793 gene encoding uncharacterized protein LOC131646793 — MVNMVTVAWSLISWTMKKVGLVEPCTVEIEAGTVMRFWIPSQTVSKPTKPVVVLLHPFCADGLINWMFQISSLSKNYAVYVPDFIFFGGSTTDKPDRSPTFQAEYLAKGLKKLGVEKCAVVGVSYGRMVAFKMVELYNELVQAVVISGSVLAIEECMVSRAVEGIGFSSCSEMLLPSSNDGLRTLLFVGVYRNIRFPNCMLSDFLQVCILVLALCFIDILEKPYIRLTIYHQP, encoded by the coding sequence ATGGTGAACATGGTGACTGTTGCTTGGTCATTGATCAGTTGGACAATGAAAAAGGTTGGTCTTGTGGAGCCTTGCACAGTGGAGATAGAGGCAGGTACAGTTATGAGATTCTGGATTCCATCTCAAACTGTTTCAAAACCCACCAAGCCAGTAGTTGTTCTCCTCCACCCCTTCTGCGCCGACGGACTTATAAACTGGATGTTCCAAATCAGCAGTTTATCCAAAAACTATGCTGTTTATGTGCCCGACTTTATTTTCTTCGGCGGCTCCACAACGGATAAGCCGGATCGATCACCGACTTTTCAAGCCGAGTATTTGGCGAAGGGGTTAAAGAAACTCGGAGTGGAGAAATGCGCTGTGGTTGGAGTCAGTTATGGCAGAATGGTGGCGTTTAAAATGGTAGAGTTGTACAATGAGCTGGTTCAAGCAGTGGTTATATCAGGCTCAGTTTTGGCTATAGAAGAGTGTATGGTTAGTAGGGCAGTGGAAGGTATTGGATTTTCTTCTTGTTCGGAAATGTTATTACCATCTTCTAATGATGGGTTGAGAACACTTCTTTTTGTTGGTGTATACAGAAATATTCGGTTTCCTAACTGTATGCTCAGTGACTTTCTTCAGGTTTGCATTCTAGTTTTAGCATTATGTTTCATAGATATTCTAGAAAAACCATACATCCGTTTGACTATCTACCATCAACCATGA
- the LOC131650007 gene encoding uncharacterized protein LOC131650007, with protein MEDLEQENHEFRDEVTTLRVGVERLTALVESLVAARNQPSPPSSPRATQTQTEVQTTTICEVSTATVSMAPITGLSHYQMPNGYPGGMSYNFVPEGYHPVTGAAQTTPIMTVIPPSVHTVPQAEELIYQVEPNERGEVYDDFQDQFQEMRKEIKALKGKNSFGKNAYDMCLVPNVKIPAKFKVPDFEKYKGSSCPQSHLTMYCRKMATHTDDDKLLIHYFQDSLTGAALKWYMGLDNTHISSFDDLVEAFIRQYKYNVDMAPDRDQLRAMAQKEKESFKDAPTDFTEMVNMGMRLEEGVREGRLIMESGSSIGTKRYGNNFQKKWEDETIAFAIDGEPQNSHSRQPLAYQQAPFIPYDQYPYVAAAQFKQPYRQPWASPPHNSSQNAPQNAAQNQNRQRNQNKPQRNHQKEDRRIDPIPMTYAQLWPYLIESKAIAPRPTRPAKFPFPKEYNPNVKCDFHDGISGHSIEDCNVLKEKVQDLVDKKILSFKDIGPMP; from the exons ATGGAAgaccttgaacaagagaatcatgAATTTCGTGATGAAGTAACTACTCTTCGAGTTGGGGTGGAAAGATTGACTGCTTTGGTGGAAAGCTTAGTGGCTGCTCGGAATCAACCATCACCTCCTTCATCTCCTCGTGCCACTCAAACACAAACTGAAGTCCAGACTACTACGATCTGCGAAGTTTCTACTGCTACTGTTTCTATGGCTCCTATCACTGGTCTCTCTCACTATCAGATGCCTAATGGCTACCCTGGGGGCATGTCTTACAACTTTGTGCCAGAGGGATACCATCCTGTTACTGGAGCTGCTCAAACTACTCCTATAATGACCGTGATTCCCCCCTCGGTACATACCGTGCCACAAGCTGAGGAACTCATTTACCAAGTTGAGCCCAATGAAAGAGGTGAAGTTTATGATGATTTCCAAGATCAATTCCAAGAGATGCGAAAGGAGATTAAGGCCCTCAAAGGGAAGAAttcatttggaaagaatgcttatGATATGTGTCTTGTGCCAAATGTGAAAATACCTGCCAAGTTTAAAGTGCCTGATTTTGAAAAGTATAAAGGGAGTTCATGTCCTCAgagccatttgaccatgtactgcaGAAAGATGGCCACTCATACTGATGATGATAAGTTATTGATCCACTATTTTCAAGATAGTCTAACTGGTGCTGCTTTGAAATGGTACATGGGATTGGATAATACTCATATCAGTTCTTTTGATGACCTTGTAGAAGCGTTCattcgacaatacaagtataatgtcgacatggctcctgatagagacCAACTTCGAGCCATGGCACAAAAGGAGAAAgagtctttcaaaga TGCTCCAACcgacttcactgaaatggtgaaTATGGGAATGCGACTAGAGGAAGGCGTACGAGAAGGACGATTGATTATGGAATCTGGATCGTCGATTGGAACCAAGAGATATGGAAACAACTTTCAGAAGAAGTGGGAAGATGAAACTATTGCTTTTGCAATTGATGGCGAGCCTCAGAACTCACATTCCCGCCAACCCTTAGCTTATCAACAAGCACCATTCATACCGTACGATCAGTATCCATATGTTGCGGCCGCACAATTCAAGCAACCATACCGACAGCCTTGGGCATCTCCTCCTCATAATTCTTCACAAAATGCTCCTCAGAATGCAGCTCAGAATCAAAATCGTCAACGGAATCAGAATAAACCTCAAAGGAACCATCAGAAGGAGGATCGCCGCATTGAcccaattccaatgacctacgcTCAGCTATGGCCATATCTAATCGAGAGTAAAGCAATAGCTCCCAGACCAACCCGACCTGCAAAGTTTCCATTTCCCAAGGAATACAATCCAAATGTCAAGTGTGATTTTCACGATGGGATATCAGGTCACTCCATTGAAGATTGCAATGTCCTGAAGGAAAAAGTTCAAGATCTGGTTGACAAAAAGAtactctctttcaaggatattgGTCCTATGCCATGA